One Brassica napus cultivar Da-Ae chromosome C2, Da-Ae, whole genome shotgun sequence DNA window includes the following coding sequences:
- the LOC106393414 gene encoding serine/threonine-protein kinase BLUS1-like isoform X2, with the protein MWSGGEKKGFSVNPKDYKLMEEVGYGASAVVHRAIYLPTKQVVAIKCLDLDRCNSNLDDIRREAQTMSLIDHPNVIKSFCSFAVDHHLWVVMPFMAQGSCLHLMKAAYPDGFEESAICSMLKETLKALDYLHRQGHIHRDVKAGNILLDNTGEVKLGDFGVSACLFDSGDRQRARNTFVGTPCWMAPEVLQPGSGYNSKADIWSFGITALELAHGHAPFSKYPPMKVLLMTIQNAPPGLDYDRDKKFSKSFKEMVALCLVKDQTKRPTAEKLLKHSFFKNAKPPEICVKKLFADLPPLWTRVKTLEAKDAAQLALKGIASADQEAISQSEYQRGVSAWNFNVEDLKEQASLLDDDDSLAESREEDELCGEQLHNNNIKAKEKKLNPEVEEKTASSAEQTTPSPKCNVPQGKAEPVRRQTQSGPLSPGTLLTNSDSDKGHGYYLRPESERQPAPSAQRAPSFSGPLNLPNRASANSFSAPIKSSGGFRDSMDDKSKPNVVQIKGRFQVTSENLDLARASPLRKSASVGNWILESKMPTGQPIKELSNPVSPSFIMPQLQNLLQQNLIQQDLIIKLLNSLQASEATDASQNEKLPPLPRGSDSNAVIELTSSERERLLLNKMSEIRARMKELTEELEEEKSKDTRLQQKLKSVTCQL; encoded by the exons ATGTGGAGCGGTGGGGAGAAGAAAGGTTTCTCTGTGAACCCTAAAGACTATAAGCTAATGGAAGAAGTTGGGTATGGTGCTAGTGCTGTTGTCCATCGAGCAATTTATCTTCCTACCAAACAAGTCGTCGCTATCAAGTGTTTGGATCTCGATCGCTGCAACTCCAATCTG GATGATATAAGGAGGGAAGCGCAGACCATGAGTTTGATAGATCACCCCAACGTTATAAAGTCGTTTTGTTCGTTTGCTGTTGACCATCACCTCTGGGTCGTCATGCCGTTCATGGCCCAGGGCTCTTGCTTGCACCTCATGAAGGCAGCATATCCAGATGGGTTTGAAGAGTCTGCTATATGTTCTATGTTGAAAGAAACACTTAAAGCTCTTGATTATCTTCATAGACAAGGGCATATTCACCGGGATGTTAAG GCTGGAAACATACTTCTTGACAACACTGGGGAGGTTAAGCTaggtgattttggtgtctctGCGTGCTTGTTTGACAGTGGAGATAGGCAACGTGCAAGAAACACATTTGTTGGTACCCCATGCTG GATGGCTCCCGAAGTCTTGCAGCCAGGAAGTGGATACAATTCCAA GGCTGATATCTGGTCTtttggaataactgctctggaGTTGGCTCATGGTCATGCACCTTTCTCCAAATATCCCCCCATGAAG GTACTATTAATGACTATTCAAAATGCGCCGCCTGGCCTTGATTATGACCGTGACAAAAAGTTCTCAAAG TCCTTTAAAGAGATGGTAGCATTGTGTCTGGTGAAAGATCAAACAAAAAGGCCAACCGCTGAAAAGTTGTTGAAACACTCATTTTTCAAGAACGCAAAGCCTCCAGAGATTTGTGTCAAAAAGTTGTTTGCTGATTTGCCACCTCTCTGGACACGAGTAAAAACTCTTGAG GCCAAGGACGCTGCACAGCTTGCTTTGAAAGGAATTGCCTCTGCTGACCAGGAAGCTATATCACAG AGTGAATACCAAAGAGGAGTAAGTGCGTGGAATTTCAATGTTGAAGATTTGAAAGAACAAGCATCTTTG CTAGATGATGATGACAGTCTAGCAGAGAGTagggaagaagatgaacttTGTGGCGAACAGTTGCATAATAATAACATTaaagcaaaggaaaaaaaattgaatcctGAGGTGGAAGAAAAAACTGCTTCTTCTGCTGAACAAACAACACCTAGTCCCAAGTGTAACGTTCCACAGGGAAAGGCTGAGCCAGTGAGACGCCAGACTCAAAGTGGACCACTTTCACCCGGTACTTTGTTAACTAATTCGGATTCAGACAAGGGCCATGGTTACTATTTAAG GCCTGAGAGTGAACGCCAGCCAGCACCATCAGCCCAGAGGGCACCCAGCTTTAGTGGTCCACTGAATCTTCCAAACCGTGCTTCAGCAAACAGTTTTTCAGCTCCTATCAAATCTTCTGGAG GCTTCCGTGATTCTATGGATGACAAGTCGAAGCCTAATGTGGTTCAAATCAAAGGAAGATTTCAAGTAACATCAGAAAACTTAGATCTTGCAAGG GCATCCCCTCTCAGAAAATCTGCCAGTGTTGGGAACTGGATACTCGAATCTAAAATG CCAACGGGTCAGCCCATCAAGGAGTTAAGTAATCCTGTGTCTCCCTCATTCATCATGCCTCAACTTCAAAATCTGCTTCAGCAGAATTTAATACAACAG GATCTTATTATTAAGCTACTGAATAGCTTACAAGCTAGTGAAGCAACAGATG CTTCGCAAAATGAAAAGTTGCCACCTTTGCCTCGAGGATCTGACAGCAATGCC GTTATTGAGCTAACGTCTTCCGAGAGGGAAAGGCTACTACTTAACAAGATGTCTGAAATTCGGGCTAG GATGAAAGAGTTGACAGAAGAACTTGAAGAAGAGAAATCAAAAGACACCCGA CTGCAGCAGAAATTGAAATCAGTTACTTGTCAATTGTAG
- the LOC106393414 gene encoding serine/threonine-protein kinase BLUS1-like isoform X1, whose translation MWSGGEKKGFSVNPKDYKLMEEVGYGASAVVHRAIYLPTKQVVAIKCLDLDRCNSNLDDIRREAQTMSLIDHPNVIKSFCSFAVDHHLWVVMPFMAQGSCLHLMKAAYPDGFEESAICSMLKETLKALDYLHRQGHIHRDVKAGNILLDNTGEVKLGDFGVSACLFDSGDRQRARNTFVGTPCWMAPEVLQPGSGYNSKADIWSFGITALELAHGHAPFSKYPPMKVLLMTIQNAPPGLDYDRDKKFSKSFKEMVALCLVKDQTKRPTAEKLLKHSFFKNAKPPEICVKKLFADLPPLWTRVKTLEAKDAAQLALKGIASADQEAISQSEYQRGVSAWNFNVEDLKEQASLLDDDDSLAESREEDELCGEQLHNNNIKAKEKKLNPEVEEKTASSAEQTTPSPKCNVPQGKAEPVRRQTQSGPLSPGTLLTNSDSDKGHGYYLRPESERQPAPSAQRAPSFSGPLNLPNRASANSFSAPIKSSGGFRDSMDDKSKPNVVQIKGRFQVTSENLDLARASPLRKSASVGNWILESKMQQPTGQPIKELSNPVSPSFIMPQLQNLLQQNLIQQDLIIKLLNSLQASEATDASQNEKLPPLPRGSDSNAVIELTSSERERLLLNKMSEIRARMKELTEELEEEKSKDTRLQQKLKSVTCQL comes from the exons ATGTGGAGCGGTGGGGAGAAGAAAGGTTTCTCTGTGAACCCTAAAGACTATAAGCTAATGGAAGAAGTTGGGTATGGTGCTAGTGCTGTTGTCCATCGAGCAATTTATCTTCCTACCAAACAAGTCGTCGCTATCAAGTGTTTGGATCTCGATCGCTGCAACTCCAATCTG GATGATATAAGGAGGGAAGCGCAGACCATGAGTTTGATAGATCACCCCAACGTTATAAAGTCGTTTTGTTCGTTTGCTGTTGACCATCACCTCTGGGTCGTCATGCCGTTCATGGCCCAGGGCTCTTGCTTGCACCTCATGAAGGCAGCATATCCAGATGGGTTTGAAGAGTCTGCTATATGTTCTATGTTGAAAGAAACACTTAAAGCTCTTGATTATCTTCATAGACAAGGGCATATTCACCGGGATGTTAAG GCTGGAAACATACTTCTTGACAACACTGGGGAGGTTAAGCTaggtgattttggtgtctctGCGTGCTTGTTTGACAGTGGAGATAGGCAACGTGCAAGAAACACATTTGTTGGTACCCCATGCTG GATGGCTCCCGAAGTCTTGCAGCCAGGAAGTGGATACAATTCCAA GGCTGATATCTGGTCTtttggaataactgctctggaGTTGGCTCATGGTCATGCACCTTTCTCCAAATATCCCCCCATGAAG GTACTATTAATGACTATTCAAAATGCGCCGCCTGGCCTTGATTATGACCGTGACAAAAAGTTCTCAAAG TCCTTTAAAGAGATGGTAGCATTGTGTCTGGTGAAAGATCAAACAAAAAGGCCAACCGCTGAAAAGTTGTTGAAACACTCATTTTTCAAGAACGCAAAGCCTCCAGAGATTTGTGTCAAAAAGTTGTTTGCTGATTTGCCACCTCTCTGGACACGAGTAAAAACTCTTGAG GCCAAGGACGCTGCACAGCTTGCTTTGAAAGGAATTGCCTCTGCTGACCAGGAAGCTATATCACAG AGTGAATACCAAAGAGGAGTAAGTGCGTGGAATTTCAATGTTGAAGATTTGAAAGAACAAGCATCTTTG CTAGATGATGATGACAGTCTAGCAGAGAGTagggaagaagatgaacttTGTGGCGAACAGTTGCATAATAATAACATTaaagcaaaggaaaaaaaattgaatcctGAGGTGGAAGAAAAAACTGCTTCTTCTGCTGAACAAACAACACCTAGTCCCAAGTGTAACGTTCCACAGGGAAAGGCTGAGCCAGTGAGACGCCAGACTCAAAGTGGACCACTTTCACCCGGTACTTTGTTAACTAATTCGGATTCAGACAAGGGCCATGGTTACTATTTAAG GCCTGAGAGTGAACGCCAGCCAGCACCATCAGCCCAGAGGGCACCCAGCTTTAGTGGTCCACTGAATCTTCCAAACCGTGCTTCAGCAAACAGTTTTTCAGCTCCTATCAAATCTTCTGGAG GCTTCCGTGATTCTATGGATGACAAGTCGAAGCCTAATGTGGTTCAAATCAAAGGAAGATTTCAAGTAACATCAGAAAACTTAGATCTTGCAAGG GCATCCCCTCTCAGAAAATCTGCCAGTGTTGGGAACTGGATACTCGAATCTAAAATG CAACAGCCAACGGGTCAGCCCATCAAGGAGTTAAGTAATCCTGTGTCTCCCTCATTCATCATGCCTCAACTTCAAAATCTGCTTCAGCAGAATTTAATACAACAG GATCTTATTATTAAGCTACTGAATAGCTTACAAGCTAGTGAAGCAACAGATG CTTCGCAAAATGAAAAGTTGCCACCTTTGCCTCGAGGATCTGACAGCAATGCC GTTATTGAGCTAACGTCTTCCGAGAGGGAAAGGCTACTACTTAACAAGATGTCTGAAATTCGGGCTAG GATGAAAGAGTTGACAGAAGAACTTGAAGAAGAGAAATCAAAAGACACCCGA CTGCAGCAGAAATTGAAATCAGTTACTTGTCAATTGTAG
- the LOC106395097 gene encoding subtilisin-like protease SBT3.6, with translation MTNYRTLIFVVLSLIIFLNGQSIFVARAVAESKVHIVYLGEKQHDDPEFVTESHHQMLCSLLGSKEDAHGSMVYSYRHGFSGFAAKLTKSQAKKIANLPEVVHVIPDSFYKLKTTRTWDYLGLSASSPKNHLNETNMGEQIIIGIIDTGVWPESEVFNDDGIGSVPSHWKGGCQSGEMFNSSHCNKKLIGAKYFINGFLEENKSFNSKESLDFISPRDLNGHGTHVATIAAGYYVQDISYKGLAGGVVRGGAPRARIAMYKGCWYLDDLDITTCSSADILKAMDEAIHDGVDVLSLSLGSVVPLHGEIDIRDGISTGAFHAVLKGITVVCAGGNSGPEAQTVTNTAPWIVTVAATTLDRSFPTPITLGNNKVILGQAMYTGPELGFTSLVYPEDPGNSNETFSGTCEDLSLNSNDTMVGKVVLCFTTSSSSGSVSSAAGSVKKAGGLGVIIARHPGSDLEPCLDDFPCVSVDYELGTNILLYIRSTGSPVLKIQPSTTLVGQPVGTKVATFSSRGPNSIALLFSKYPDIAAPGASILAATTTNTTLNDGGFIMLSGTSMAAPVISGVVALLKALHPDWSPAAIRSAIVTTAWRTDPFGEQIDAEGSSRKLADPFDYGGGLVNPEKAVKPGLVYDLGLQDYVLYMCAVGYNDSSISQLVGERTTCSNPRPSVLDLNLPSITIPDLKEEVTLTRTVTNVGPLNSVYKVKVEPPLGIQVTVVPKKLVFNSKTKTLSYQVRVSTRHKINTGFYFGSLTWSDSVHNVIIPLSVRTQILQNYYDEN, from the exons ATGACGAATTACAGAACATTAATTTTTGTGGTACTAAGTCTGATAATATTTCTCAACGGGCAGAGCATTTTTGTTGCACGAGCCGTAgctgagagcaag GTTCATATAGTATATTTGGGTGAGAAGCAACATGATGATCCTGAGTTTGTCACAGAATCTCACCATCAGATGTTGTGTTCACTTCTTGGAAG TAAAGAGGATGCCCATGGTTCAATGGTATACAGTTACCGACATGGATTCTCAGGTTTTGCAGCCAAGCTTACCAAGTCCCAAGCCAAGAAAATAGCAA ATTTACCTGAAGTTGTTCATGTCATACCGGATAGTTTCTACAAGCTGAAAACAACTCGGACTTGGGACTACTTAGGACTTTCTGCCTCCAGTCCAAAGAATCATCTAAATGAAACTAATATGGGTGAACAAATTATCATCGGCATTATTGACACAG GAGTATGGCCAGAATCTGAAGTATTTAACGACGATGGGATTGGATCGGTGCCGAGCCACTGGAAAGGAGGCTGTCAATCAGGAGAGATGTTCAACTCCTCCCACTGCAATAAAAAGCTCATAGGAGCTAAGTATTTCATCAATGGCTTCCTAGAGGAGAACAAAAGCTTCAACTCTAAAGAATCACTTGATTTCATTTCCCCTAGAGACCTCAATGGTCATGGCACGCATGTGGCCACCATCGCGGCAGGTTATTACGTGCAGGACATTAGCTACAAGGGCCTAGCTGGAGGGGTTGTGAGAGGTGGGGCACCACGTGCTCGTATAGCAATGTACAAGGGTTGTTGGTATCTGGATGATTTAGACATAACAACTTGTTCATCTGCTGACATTTTGAAAGCTATGGACGAGGCAATTCATGACGGTGTTGATGTTTTGTCACTCTCTCTAGGCTCTGTGGTTCCTCTGCATGGAGAAATTGATATCCGCGATGGGATATCCACCGGAGCCTTCCATGCCGTCTTAAAGGGTATTACCGTTGTTTGTGCAGGTGGTAACTCTGGCCCCGAGGCTCAAACAGTGACAAACACGGCGCCTTGGATTGTCACTGTGGCTGCAACTACTCTAGACCGGTCCTTTCCCACTCCTATCACACTTGGGAACAATAAAGTGATACTG GGTCAAGCAATGTACACAGGTCCAGAACTTGGCTTCACTAGCTTGGTTTACCCAGAGGATCCAGGGAACAGCAACGAAACCTTTAGTGG CACTTGTGAGGATCTTTCCTTGAATTCTAATGATACAATGGTGGGGAAAGTGGTCTTATGTTTCACAACATCATCTTCTAGTGGTTCCGTATCAAGTGCTGCAGGTTCTGTGAAGAAAGCTGGTGGTCTAGGTGTAATCATAGCAAGACATCCAGGCTCCGATCTCGAACCATGTTTAGATGATTTCCCATGCGTTTCTGTTGACTATGAGCTTGGGACAAATATACTTCTCTACATACGTTCCACAGG ATCTCCTGTTTTGAAGATACAACCATCTACAACCCTTGTAGGACAGCCCGTTGGTACAAAGGTGGCAACTTTCTCGTCAAGAGGACCTAATTCAATTGCCCTGCTATTCTCAAAGTAT CCGGATATAGCAGCACCAGGAGCGAGCATATTGGCCGCTACAACCACCAATACCACCTTAAACGACGGAGGATTCATTATGCTGTCAGGAACATCAATGGCAGCTCCTGTTATTTCAGGAGTTGTTGCACTGCTTAAAGCTCTCCATCCTGATTGGTCTCCTGCTGCCATTAGATCAGCCATTGTCACTACAG CTTGGAGAACAGATCCATTTGGAGAGCAGATTGATGCAGAAGGGTCGTCTCGGAAGCTAGCCGATCCCTTTGACTATGGTGGAGGGCTTGTGAATCCAGAGAAAGCTGTAAAACCAGGTCTTGTATATGATTTGGGCCTCCAAGACTATGTTCTCTACATGTGCGCTGTTGGTTATAACGACTCGTCAATCTCTCAGCTTGTCGGTGAAAGAACAACCTGTTCAAATCCCAGACCATCTGTTCTTGATTTGAACTTACCTTCCATTACAATTCCAGACCTCAAAGAAGAAGTCACTCTCACAAGAACCGTCACTAATGTTGGACCGCTCAACTCGGTCTATAAAGTAAAGGTCGAGCCACCATTGGGAATTCAAGTGACCGTGGTACCAAAGAAGTTAGTATTCAACTCTAAAACTAAAACGCTCTCTTATCAAGTCAGAGTCTCGACCAGACACAAAATCAACACTGGTTTTTATTTTGGAAGTTTGACGTGGAGTGACTCTGTGCATAATGTTATAATTCCTTTGTCCGTGAGAACGCAAATTCTGCAGAATTACTATGATGAgaattga